The sequence TTTCGGATCGTGCTTCGCCAGCACCTTCGTGATCGCCGCCGTCAGCGTCGTCTTGCCGTGATCGATGTGCCCAATCGTGCCCACGTTTACGTGCGGCTTGGAACGGTCAAATTTTTCTTTGGCCATAATCTCTCTCTCTACCTAACGTCCGCTGCCACCCTCACAAGCCCTGCTTCGCGCGATGCGCTTCGCAGGGCAAGTTTGGCTTGGTGCAGCCAAGCCAGACTTGGAGCGGGAGACGGGATTCGAACCCGCGACAATCAGCTTGGAAGGCTGACACTCTACCAACTGAGCTACTCCCGCGAATCCCTGTTCCCTCTTCCCTTCCCTCAACCCTCACCAAACCTGGAGCCGATGACCAGGATTGAACTGGTGACCTCGTCCTTACCAAGGACGCGCTCTACCAACTGAGCTACATCGGCCGCTACTCGTCCGCTGCTTCCTCCTCGCGGTCGGCTTCACGGCCCACCGGCGAGGGCGCCTCTTTATGAGGCGTCCACAAGGTCCGGCCGGCGAACAGCAGCACGATCGCTACCGTCACCAGACGGATGCGCCAATCGCTCAGCGTAGCCAGCGCAGCCACAATGAGCGCGGCGTACAGCACCATCGCCACCAGCGTCCGGATATTGCCGGATGCTTTGGGCGGGGCTGCCCCGATGCTCGACTGTCCTACTGCCATCCCACTCGCATTCTGGTGGACAGGGGAGGATTCGAACCTCCGTAGCCCCAAGGGGCGACAGATTTACAGTCTGTTGGTATTAACCACTCACCCACCTGTCCGAAACCCAACTCTTCCCTCAACGCTAGCTGGAGCTGGCGGAGGGATTTGAACCCCCGACCGGCTGATTACAAATCAGCTGCTCTACCAACTGAGCTACGCCAGCGCAAAATTCTCCGTAGACTGGACACGCCAGCCTCGGAGCCCTTCATCATTGGCGACAAAGGTCTGATTGTATAGAAAACGGAACCAAAATTGCAAGCTTCGCTGCCAACCGCCGGAATCCTAACCATTATAGCGCAATAGGTCGTGACCGCCAGCGCCACGGCAGCCAGCTCCCGGTGCCACAATTGAGCACTTTGAAAATTGGCGTGGAGACCCCAACACCGCAGCCCCCGCGTATGGCAATGATGCTTTGATGTCAGTCTTTAGTGTGCGAAGATGGCTGTATGCGGACGACATTGACTCTCGATGACCAGATTGCAAGCAAGCTGAAGGCCCTGGCTCAGCGCTCGGATTCATCGTTCAAGGCAACCGTCAACGCGACTCTGCGGCGGGGCCTCGTGGCAGCGGGAGCGTTGCCACGGGCAAAACCGTACACAACCCCTGTGTTCGCGATGGGCGCGGCAGCGGCCGGCCTGAACCTGGACAAGGCGTTGGCGATCGCCGACAAGCTGGAAGACGAGGAGTTGGCGCGCAAACTGGCGATGCACAAATGATCCTTGTCGATGCCAACCTGCTGATTTATGCGGTGAATAGCGATGCGCCGCGGCACGCGAGAGTGCGCGCGTGGCTGGAAAAGGAGCTGTCCAGCGAAACTGAGGTCGGGCTTGCGTGGGTCGTGGTCCTGGCATTCCTGCGGGTGATAACCAAGCCAGGAATCCTTGCGCATCCGCTGGCGCCGGAGGCGGCGTTGAGAATTGTGGACGGCTGGTTCCAGCAGCCCTACGTGGTACCCGTGTCGCCGGGACCCAATCACTGGCCGCTGTTGAGGCAGCTCGTCTCCGTAACCGGCACCGCCGGCAATCTCACGACAGACGCCCATCTGGCAGCCATGGCACTGGAGCGCGGCTGCACTCTTTACTCCTGCGACTACGATTTCCGCCGCTATCCGAATATCATGCACGCCGATCCGCTGGCGTGATCCCGCCCTCGACTGGACACGCCGGCCTCGGAGCCCTTGGCGGGGTGGTAAAGTGGGCGCATGCGCCGCTGGGCGATTACCGTCATATGTATTCTGGTTGCCGGCGGACTGGCGTGGTCGTGGTGGGCGATGCCGCCGTCCATTGTGCGCAGCCTGCCGCCTGGGCAGACGCTGGTGTACCTGAATTGTCGACCGCTGCGGGAATTGGGCATGACAGCCGGGGGGGCGCAGCCGTCGCCCGGCTACGCCGCCTTTGTACGCGAGTCGGGGTTTGATTACCAGACAGATCTGGATGCAGTCGCGCTGTCCCTGAACGGCCGGCCGACGCAGCCGGTCGATGCTACCGCAATCCTGCGGGGCCGGTTCGAGCCGAAGTTCACCGCGTACTTGCAGCAGCACGCGCTGCGCGAGGAGCGAATCGCCGGAGCCAGGGCGTATGTGTTTCCCGGCTGGGCGCGGCCGCAGCAGTTGCTGACGGTCGTGCCGCTCGGGCCCCGGGAGCTGCTGGTGACGAACGCGCAGGATGCCGCGCCGGTGGTAGCGCAGGCGCGGCGGTGGTGGTCAACAGCGCCGGCGCTGTGGCGCGCGGGCAACAACTGGCGGCTGCTGGTGGGCTATGCCGATATCAATGCCGAGCAATTGGAAGCAGCGCGCGCGCTCGATGGCACGCAGTTGCCCTGGCAGGGCGTAGAACGGGTCGAAGTGAGCCTGCGGGGCAGCGGCGGCGGCGTGACCGTCGCCGGAGGCGCGCAGGCCAGCAGCGCGGATGCCGCGGCCGCGGTGCAGCAATGGGTGCAAAATGAATTGGACGCGCTGCGGCCGCTATGGCCGGAAACGCCGGGGCAGCCGACGCTGCGGGCGCTGCTCGACCGCGTCGAGACGGGACAGAGCGGACGGCAGGTCTGGCTGCGGCTCCGCGTTAGTTCGGCAACGCTGCGTGAATGGGCGAGTGCGCTGCGGTGAACGCCACCGCGGTCACCGATTTCGTGCTGGCGGCAGTAGCGCTGACGTTTGCGGTGCTGCTGGCGCGGAGCTGGCAGGCGCATTGGATCTGGGTGCTGGCCTATGCGTTCGTGACGGCCGCGGCTTTCGCCGGCGGGATCTTCCACGCAGGCACGCACAGCGGGACGCTGTGGAACGCGACCCTGGTTCTGATTGGCGTAGCCATTGTTCTGTATATTGCCGCCTCGTTTGCCGGAGGATTACCGGCCGGCGCGCCGCGCACGCACTGGATCATCGCCGGCGCGGTCGTCACCGCGATTGGCTTCGGCTTGCAGCGCAGCCCGCTGCGGGTGCACAACGTGGTCTACCACCTGGTGCAAATCGCCGGGCTGTATCTGTTTTACCGCGGCGCCCGGCTCTAAAAAGTCGAGCTGCGAACCGATCCGCGCGGCCATGGTGGGGCTGCCAGCGCGGGCTGCTCGCGGCTGAGGTGCTAGGCCATCGCGAGGCAGCCTTCGTCTGGGTGCGGTGGTTTTCAAGTGTTGCAGAACTGGTGAGCAGCTGCCGCGGCCCTTGGAATTATCCGCCGCGGCTATCGCGTTTTTGCCACTGCTCGCGCAAGCGCGCCCAATCGTCGGGCGCAAAATCCGCAGCATAGGTACGCTCCAGGATGGCGAAGCGCAGCGCGGCGCCAGCGAGGCCGGGATTTTCCTGGCGCAGGCCAGCGATGACCAGTTGCCGCGCGGTACTGAACATGGCGCAGGCGGCACGCACGCGCTCGCTGCCGCTGCGCTGGCGCCAGAGATCCGCCATGGCCTTCTCCGCCCAGGGGCTGGTATCAGTCATCAAGATTGAGCCTCCTGCAGCAAGTCGGAGATGCCGAGCTCGGCAGCCCAGCGCTCGAGATTCGTCGCCACGCTACGCAGGAGCAAACGCGCATCCGAAGCCGCAGCTCAGACCCAGAGGGCTGTGACCAGGCCAGTTTGGAGAGAATCAAATCTTCAGGCGAGACGGACCAGACCTGCGTTCCGGCGGCGTCGATGCGCCGGCATCTCGGATCCACTTTTACGATCACGGTGGTGTGGGTCGGGTTACACACCCCACGTCCCGCGATCGCGCGCCGCACCTCGTGCCCGTCCACCAGGAACTCATCGGCAAAAAGTGTGGAGATTCGCGTCGCGCATTTGCAGCTCGACCACGAGATCGATGTCTCACGTCATGCGTGGCTGCGCGTAGAAAGCGGCT comes from Acidobacteriota bacterium and encodes:
- a CDS encoding DUF2191 domain-containing protein, which translates into the protein MRTTLTLDDQIASKLKALAQRSDSSFKATVNATLRRGLVAAGALPRAKPYTTPVFAMGAAAAGLNLDKALAIADKLEDEELARKLAMHK
- the tuf gene encoding elongation factor Tu (EF-Tu; promotes GTP-dependent binding of aminoacyl-tRNA to the A-site of ribosomes during protein biosynthesis; when the tRNA anticodon matches the mRNA codon, GTP hydrolysis results; the inactive EF-Tu-GDP leaves the ribosome and release of GDP is promoted by elongation factor Ts; many prokaryotes have two copies of the gene encoding EF-Tu), whose product is MAKEKFDRSKPHVNVGTIGHIDHGKTTLTAAITKVLAKHDPK
- a CDS encoding PIN domain-containing protein, which translates into the protein MILVDANLLIYAVNSDAPRHARVRAWLEKELSSETEVGLAWVVVLAFLRVITKPGILAHPLAPEAALRIVDGWFQQPYVVPVSPGPNHWPLLRQLVSVTGTAGNLTTDAHLAAMALERGCTLYSCDYDFRRYPNIMHADPLA